In a genomic window of Asticcacaulis sp.:
- a CDS encoding AbrB/MazE/SpoVT family DNA-binding domain-containing protein, which produces MELKITRIGNSLGVILPRDLLTRLKLDKGDSIFLTETPEGYRLSPYDPVFAEQMQTARDLMRKRRNTVHELAK; this is translated from the coding sequence ATGGAACTGAAAATTACCCGGATCGGCAATTCGCTGGGCGTCATCCTGCCGCGCGACCTGCTGACCCGCCTGAAACTCGACAAGGGCGATTCCATCTTCCTGACGGAAACACCGGAGGGCTACCGACTGTCGCCCTACGATCCCGTCTTCGCCGAACAGATGCAGACGGCCCGCGACCTGATGAGAAAACGCCGCAACACCGTTCACGAACTGGCGAAATAG
- a CDS encoding death-on-curing protein produces MPFVLIQEGVIEAIQAELAAEHGGRSGLRELSPIRIMHARAHALNDSTATDLASLAACYGYALAHDQLFHDANLSTALIATELFLSLNGSRLGADDTTCFLGFMVVGNGELSAEAFASWIRGHIVPQAMITA; encoded by the coding sequence ATGCCGTTCGTCCTGATCCAGGAAGGGGTGATCGAGGCGATACAAGCCGAACTGGCGGCCGAACATGGCGGCCGGTCGGGCCTGCGCGAACTCAGCCCGATCAGGATCATGCACGCCCGTGCCCATGCCCTCAATGACAGCACCGCCACCGACCTGGCCAGCCTGGCCGCCTGCTATGGCTATGCGCTGGCCCACGACCAGTTGTTTCATGATGCCAATCTTTCCACTGCTCTGATTGCCACCGAGCTTTTCCTGTCACTCAATGGCAGCCGGCTCGGCGCCGACGACACGACCTGTTTTCTGGGCTTTATGGTCGTCGGCAATGGCGAACTAAGCGCCGAAGCTTTCGCAAGCTGGATACGCGGCCATATTGTACCGCAGGCAATGATCACGGCGTAA